DNA from Bos indicus isolate NIAB-ARS_2022 breed Sahiwal x Tharparkar chromosome 15, NIAB-ARS_B.indTharparkar_mat_pri_1.0, whole genome shotgun sequence:
ATGGCCAGCTACCCTCCCGCACACACTTCTGCTCCTGCCGGCCCTTCTGAGCTCAGGTACACCCCTGTTCATCCCTTGGCATGTGTTTATGGGGTCAAGTCCCTGTCTCTCCCCTCCTTGCCTGCATCTTCAGTTTGGGTCCCACTTTAGGCACCAGAACTGGGCTCTCCTCATCCACCTACCAAGCTCCAGCCAGTCCCTGGTGAGAGAACCCAGGTCCCTCTGGAACTGGACCTCACCCGGGTCACAACAGCACTAACCCTCCACCAGCTCTCCCCAGACTCCACTATGTTCTAGGCTGGGGGGAGCTGGTGCCACAAATTGATGGTCAGACCTGGGCAGAGCGGGCACTTCAAGAGAATGAACGCCATGCCTTCACCTGCCGGGTGGTAGGGGGACTTGGCACCCCTCGATTGGCCTGGTACCTGGATGGACAGCTGCAGGAGGCCAGCACCTCAAGACTGctgagtgtgggcagggaggccttcTCTGGCGGCACCAGCACTTTCACTGTCACTGCCCAGCGGGCCCAGCATGAACTCAACTGCTCCCTGCAGGACCCAGGCAGTGGCCAGTCAGCCAATGCGTCCGTCATCCTCAATGTGCAATGTGAGTGCCCCTTGGGTGGACAGAGAAGAGTTCTCTGCACAGGGACCCCTAACAGCCACCAGGCAGGCAGTTTGCTAGGATGTTTTAACACTTAAGCACTTTGCAAATATTAACTCACTTTattctcacaacaatcctatgagtTAGTtactattgtccccattttataaatcagaaaactgaggcacagagaagttaagcaatcTGCCCGGGTCATAGAGCTGGTAAGTAGCAGAGTCAGGATTCTGGACATTTGGTTCTAGTGTTTATGCCCTTATGAAATGCTACCTCTGGCAGACCCAGCCATCCTTTTTCCTGGTGCCCCCTAAGGAGAGGTCCAGGCCCCTGGCTCCCTTCTGGGTTTGGGAAGAAAGGGCAAGGCAAGCAAGGGGCTGTGGTGGGAACATAGTGGTCTCTGCTTTGCACCAGTTAAGCCGGAGATTGCTCAGGTTGGGGCCAAGTACCAGGAAGCTCAGGGCCCGGGCCTTCTGGTCATCCTCTTTGCCCTCGTGCGTGccaacccgcctgccaacgtgACCTGGATCGACCAGGATGGGCCAGTGACTGTCAACACCTCAGACTTCCTGGTGCTGGATGCCCAGAACTACCCCTGGCTCACCAACCACACCGTGCAGCTGCAGCTCCGCAGCCTGCCACACAACCTCTCAGTGGTGGCCACAAACGACGTGGGTGTCACCAGTTCCTCGCTTCCAGCCCCAGGTGAGCACTGCCAGCCACGGGCCCAGCAGAGCCTCAGGTGGGTGTAGGGTCATGGTACAGAAATGGGAAGACTTGTCTTTTGGGTAAGTTCTCATGAAAGCTGTCCCCAGCCACCTTGGGCAAAGAGGACAGAGTAGGGACCTGTGGTGTCTCCAAGTCAGGGGTCATGCCCACTTGGAACTAACCAGAGGACCACCTGCAGGGCTCCTGGCCACCCGGGTGGAAGTGCCACTGCTGGGCATCGTTGTGGCTGGAGGGCTTGCCCTAGGCACCCTGGTGGGGTTCAGCACTTTGGTGGCCTGCCTGGTCtgcaggaaagagaagaagaCCAAAGGTAAGGCCAAAGCAAGGCAGGTACAGAGGATGCTGGGAGCATGGAGatgaggtcaggggtgggggggagggcacGGGCAGGACTGGAGCTGGGCAGGTCTCTAACAAGTGGTAGGACAGGTCTTCCTGGGTGTGGCTATGGTTTAGACACATACGTCCCAGGGAGCGCGCTGGGCACTGAGAACCCAGTCTGGTCATCTGAGAGGCCCCTTGCCTGAGGGACCTGGGCCTgagagggcaggaggcagagccCAGAGCGGGTGGGCGCACTGAGACAGTGCTGTGGTTTCTCTCTCCTCAGGCCCCTCCCGGCGCCCATCCCTGATCTCTAGGTAACTCTCCTGGGGCTGCGTGGAGGGGCCACATGGAGAGGCGGCATGGGGACAGGCGGGATCCT
Protein-coding regions in this window:
- the TMEM25 gene encoding transmembrane protein 25 isoform X2; its protein translation is MRQQPIKLSVRPTPACVRVRSPSLSGMGAQGSPAREAAPDQQPWKKGPSGRDRASIGPAWRSPGPCGGLRCSAGLSSRSGCARGVSQPGAQAWATMALPAWPATLPHTLLLLPALLSSGWGELVPQIDGQTWAERALQENERHAFTCRVVGGLGTPRLAWYLDGQLQEASTSRLLSVGREAFSGGTSTFTVTAQRAQHELNCSLQDPGSGQSANASVILNVQFKPEIAQVGAKYQEAQGPGLLVILFALVRANPPANVTWIDQDGPVTVNTSDFLVLDAQNYPWLTNHTVQLQLRSLPHNLSVVATNDVGVTSSSLPAPGLLATRVEVPLLGIVVAGGLALGTLVGFSTLVACLVCRKEKKTKGPSRRPSLISSDSNNLKVSNVRLPRENMSLPSNLQLNDLAPGCRGKPVDRQTAQDNSRPDLLDPEPGGLLTSRGFIRLPMLGYIYRVSSVSSDEIWL
- the TMEM25 gene encoding transmembrane protein 25 isoform X1, with product MLFYPCVLDHLFFGPNPEDGKRGVDGRGKRAGENRGWEKDGPFWKEARIPECLRVCVCVCVRVCGVFWPGAGCTVAGCFCVPASMCLFVPWSQSSILRPQGVQPGAQAWATMALPAWPATLPHTLLLLPALLSSGWGELVPQIDGQTWAERALQENERHAFTCRVVGGLGTPRLAWYLDGQLQEASTSRLLSVGREAFSGGTSTFTVTAQRAQHELNCSLQDPGSGQSANASVILNVQFKPEIAQVGAKYQEAQGPGLLVILFALVRANPPANVTWIDQDGPVTVNTSDFLVLDAQNYPWLTNHTVQLQLRSLPHNLSVVATNDVGVTSSSLPAPGLLATRVEVPLLGIVVAGGLALGTLVGFSTLVACLVCRKEKKTKGPSRRPSLISSDSNNLKVSNVRLPRENMSLPSNLQLNDLAPGCRGKPVDRQTAQDNSRPDLLDPEPGGLLTSRGFIRLPMLGYIYRVSSVSSDEIWL
- the TMEM25 gene encoding transmembrane protein 25 isoform X3, translating into MLFYPCVLDHLFFGPNPEDGKRGVDGRGKRAGENRGWEKDGPFWKEARIPECLRVCVCVCVRVCGVFWPGAGCTVAGCFCVPASMCLFVPWSQSSILRPQGVQPGAQAWATMALPAWPATLPHTLLLLPALLSSGGLGTPRLAWYLDGQLQEASTSRLLSVGREAFSGGTSTFTVTAQRAQHELNCSLQDPGSGQSANASVILNVQFKPEIAQVGAKYQEAQGPGLLVILFALVRANPPANVTWIDQDGPVTVNTSDFLVLDAQNYPWLTNHTVQLQLRSLPHNLSVVATNDVGVTSSSLPAPGLLATRVEVPLLGIVVAGGLALGTLVGFSTLVACLVCRKEKKTKGPSRRPSLISSDSNNLKVSNVRLPRENMSLPSNLQLNDLAPGCRGKPVDRQTAQDNSRPDLLDPEPGGLLTSRGFIRLPMLGYIYRVSSVSSDEIWL